In Pueribacillus theae, the following proteins share a genomic window:
- a CDS encoding acyl-CoA dehydrogenase family protein yields MNFTYSEKTRQLQEKLNAFMEKYVYPNEKTYEDQLNEGGNRWKIPAILEELKAKAKEEGLWNLFLPKNEVEDGLTNLEYAPLAEIMGRSLIGPEIFNCNAPDTGNMEVFLKYGTEDQKEKWLNPLLNGEIRSAFLMTEPEVASSDATNIECRIERDGDEYVINGRKWWSTNGGDPRTKIFIVMGKTDPNAERYKQQSMILVPRDTPGVTVKRTLSVFGYDHAPTGHAEIILEDVRVPAENILLGEGRGFEIAQGRLGPGRVHHCMRAIGAAERALELMCKRAESRVTFGKKLSEQGVIREWIANSRIEIEQARLLTLKTAYMMDTAGNKEARKEIAMIKVAVPEVCLKVIDRAIQVHGAGGVSDDFPLAEHWANARTLRFVDGPDEVHRRDIARIELKPYRNK; encoded by the coding sequence ATGAACTTTACTTACTCTGAAAAAACAAGACAACTTCAAGAGAAATTAAATGCGTTTATGGAAAAATATGTTTACCCAAATGAAAAAACATATGAGGACCAGCTAAATGAAGGCGGGAACAGGTGGAAAATTCCGGCAATCTTGGAAGAATTGAAAGCAAAAGCGAAAGAGGAAGGCCTCTGGAATCTCTTCTTGCCTAAAAATGAAGTGGAAGACGGCTTGACAAATCTTGAATACGCACCGCTCGCCGAGATTATGGGCCGTTCGTTAATTGGCCCAGAGATTTTTAACTGCAACGCACCTGATACAGGAAACATGGAAGTGTTTTTAAAATATGGCACGGAAGATCAGAAAGAAAAATGGCTCAATCCACTACTGAATGGAGAAATACGCTCGGCGTTTCTCATGACAGAACCTGAAGTTGCCTCTTCTGATGCAACCAATATTGAATGCAGAATCGAGCGTGACGGAGATGAATACGTTATTAACGGGCGAAAATGGTGGTCAACGAATGGCGGCGATCCACGGACGAAAATATTCATTGTCATGGGGAAAACAGATCCAAACGCGGAGCGCTATAAACAGCAATCGATGATTCTCGTACCAAGAGACACGCCAGGAGTAACTGTAAAGCGCACACTGTCTGTTTTCGGTTATGATCATGCGCCAACCGGACACGCAGAAATTATTTTGGAAGATGTGCGTGTACCCGCTGAAAATATATTGCTTGGCGAAGGAAGGGGCTTCGAAATTGCGCAGGGAAGGCTTGGGCCAGGAAGGGTGCACCATTGCATGAGGGCAATCGGCGCAGCAGAAAGAGCGCTTGAGCTCATGTGCAAGCGGGCGGAATCACGCGTGACATTCGGGAAAAAACTATCAGAACAAGGCGTCATTCGAGAGTGGATCGCAAACTCCCGAATCGAAATTGAACAAGCCCGTCTTCTAACTTTGAAAACAGCCTATATGATGGATACGGCTGGCAACAAAGAAGCTAGAAAAGAAATCGCAATGATCAAAGTCGCTGTCCCTGAAGTTTGTCTCAAAGTCATCGACAGAGCAATCCAAGTCCATGGAGCAGGAGGCGTTTCAGACGACTTTCCTCTTGCAGAACATTGGGCAAACGCCAGAACGCTCAGATTTGTAGACGGCCCGGACGAAGTTCACCGCCGCGACATTGCAAGAATTGAATTAAAGCCTTATCGAAATAAATAA
- a CDS encoding SDR family NAD(P)-dependent oxidoreductase, producing the protein MFSLKGKTAVVTGASRGIGKEIALTLASAGAQVIVTSRNLEKLNGVKQKIESFGGTATAIQADMGDLKRINAFFAEIVERFSKLDLLINNAGTTVLKRAFDILEEDWDNVLNTNLKGLFFASQAAAKLMKETGGGKIVNIASVLGAVGEELAAPYIASKGGVIQLTKALALEWSRFGIQVNAVGPGYVKTEINAELLDNEKAGSHIRNKIPMRRLGSTKEVASGVLYLCSDEASYITGQTLFIDGGWLAQ; encoded by the coding sequence ATGTTTTCTCTTAAAGGAAAAACCGCAGTCGTAACAGGAGCGAGCCGCGGAATCGGAAAGGAAATTGCATTGACATTGGCTTCCGCAGGTGCCCAAGTTATTGTAACGAGCAGAAATCTTGAAAAACTTAATGGAGTAAAGCAGAAAATTGAATCATTCGGCGGAACAGCCACTGCCATACAAGCAGATATGGGAGATTTGAAACGTATTAACGCTTTTTTTGCTGAAATAGTAGAACGCTTTTCCAAGCTTGATCTTTTAATTAACAACGCAGGAACGACTGTTTTAAAAAGAGCCTTCGATATTCTAGAAGAAGATTGGGATAACGTACTTAACACGAATTTAAAAGGACTATTTTTTGCAAGTCAGGCCGCTGCCAAGCTAATGAAGGAAACTGGCGGCGGGAAAATCGTTAATATTGCTTCGGTTTTGGGGGCTGTTGGTGAAGAACTGGCTGCCCCATACATTGCAAGCAAAGGCGGAGTTATCCAGTTGACAAAAGCGCTTGCGTTAGAATGGTCGCGCTTTGGTATTCAAGTGAATGCTGTTGGTCCTGGTTATGTAAAAACGGAAATTAATGCAGAATTGCTGGATAATGAGAAAGCTGGCAGTCATATTAGGAACAAAATTCCGATGCGGAGATTAGGATCAACGAAGGAAGTTGCTTCAGGTGTCCTTTACTTATGCTCCGATGAAGCTTCTTATATTACCGGCCAAACATTGTTTATTGACGGCGGGTGGCTTGCACAGTAA
- a CDS encoding ABC transporter ATP-binding protein, with protein MLTFKNVTVQFAGLTAINKLSFDVPAGKIFSIIGPNGAGKTTVFNCISRFYTPVSGEIEFNGKNLLQFKPHHVIKEGIARSFQNVELFANMTVLDNLLTGLHPTLNKNIFSIALNFPAIKKSEREAVARANEVMELLDIKELADEKVNNLPFGYQKMVDIGRAMMSDTKLILLDEPVAGMNPVETEKISDLILRLRDEMGFTVLVIEHDMSLVMKVSDYVTVMNFGQKIAEGVPQEIQRNPVVIEAYLGEVDDVAPVN; from the coding sequence ATGTTAACCTTTAAAAACGTTACTGTTCAATTTGCCGGTTTAACTGCTATCAATAAACTTTCTTTTGATGTTCCAGCTGGAAAAATTTTTTCAATCATCGGTCCAAATGGCGCAGGCAAAACAACGGTTTTTAACTGCATTAGCCGCTTTTACACCCCTGTTAGCGGTGAAATTGAATTTAATGGGAAAAATCTGCTGCAATTTAAACCTCATCATGTCATCAAGGAAGGGATTGCACGCAGTTTTCAGAATGTGGAATTATTTGCGAATATGACGGTGCTTGATAATTTGCTGACAGGTCTTCATCCAACATTAAACAAAAATATTTTTTCAATCGCGCTGAATTTTCCTGCGATAAAAAAATCAGAACGTGAAGCAGTCGCAAGAGCGAACGAGGTCATGGAACTGCTCGATATTAAAGAGCTTGCAGATGAAAAAGTAAACAATCTGCCTTTCGGTTACCAAAAAATGGTCGATATCGGCAGGGCGATGATGTCTGATACAAAATTAATTTTATTAGATGAGCCAGTAGCAGGAATGAACCCAGTGGAAACTGAGAAAATTAGCGATCTTATTTTGCGCTTGAGAGACGAGATGGGCTTTACCGTACTTGTAATTGAACACGATATGTCACTTGTTATGAAGGTTTCTGATTATGTGACTGTCATGAACTTCGGCCAGAAAATCGCTGAAGGCGTTCCTCAAGAAATCCAAAGAAACCCAGTTGTTATCGAAGCTTACTTAGGGGAGGTCGACGACGTTGCTCCAGTTAACTGA
- a CDS encoding class I adenylate-forming enzyme family protein: MNRSLYTLSGLFQKAFFKYRERTAVTINNQAYTYEMLYKSANRVAHALKEKGVKRNDSVALLMSNCYEYVASDFGIIFCGAAKVPLNDMLGETEIRHILKDSKAKVLIVDEHFIPLIQKIREELPELKTIVAVSAVPHEGMLSWAEVQGNQPEDPLNNDVKPEDRALIIYTGGTTGLPKGVVHSQKNMSINNFSHIIEAEIQGDERILIMSPLPHSAGMILQAGLLKGATFFIERKFDPALVLNRIEHDKVTFMFMVPTMIYRVMDELNDENRDLSSLRTILYGAAPITEERLKEGLKLFGPVFTQLYGQSEAPNFITRLDKTDHLVSVENASRLRSCGKPVMMSEVKIVDENGDEVPPGVQGEITAKTPYNMLEYLNLPKKTAETLKDGWLHTGDIGMKDENGYIHLLDRKNDMIISGGLNIYSTEVENVIQKHEDVSQVAVVGVPHHDWGEAVVAFVVAKEGSSATKDELIKYCKEKLAAYKCPKEIHFINSLPLTPYGKIDKKALRKPFWEESERGIH, from the coding sequence ATGAATCGTTCCTTATACACATTGAGCGGGTTATTTCAAAAGGCGTTTTTTAAATATAGAGAAAGAACAGCTGTAACAATTAATAATCAAGCCTATACTTATGAGATGTTGTATAAGTCCGCGAATCGGGTCGCTCATGCATTAAAAGAAAAGGGAGTCAAAAGAAATGATTCTGTGGCGCTCTTAATGTCTAACTGTTATGAATATGTCGCAAGTGACTTTGGAATCATTTTTTGCGGAGCAGCTAAAGTCCCTTTAAACGACATGCTAGGGGAAACAGAAATTAGGCATATATTAAAAGACTCTAAAGCAAAAGTGCTTATCGTTGATGAACATTTCATACCACTCATTCAGAAAATAAGAGAAGAGCTTCCGGAATTAAAGACAATTGTAGCCGTTTCTGCTGTTCCTCACGAAGGAATGCTTTCTTGGGCAGAGGTTCAGGGGAATCAACCGGAAGATCCGCTTAACAATGACGTGAAGCCTGAAGATCGCGCCCTGATTATTTATACGGGGGGAACAACTGGGTTGCCGAAAGGCGTTGTCCATTCTCAAAAAAATATGTCGATCAATAATTTTTCCCATATCATTGAAGCGGAAATCCAAGGGGATGAGCGAATTCTTATCATGTCTCCTTTGCCCCACAGCGCCGGCATGATATTACAAGCCGGCTTGCTTAAAGGAGCCACATTCTTTATTGAAAGAAAATTTGATCCCGCTCTTGTTCTTAACCGGATTGAACACGATAAGGTGACCTTTATGTTTATGGTTCCTACGATGATCTACAGGGTGATGGACGAATTAAATGATGAAAATAGAGATTTGTCTTCTCTTCGGACAATTTTATACGGAGCTGCCCCTATTACAGAAGAAAGGCTGAAAGAGGGGCTGAAATTATTCGGTCCCGTATTCACCCAGCTATACGGACAGTCAGAGGCGCCAAATTTTATAACTCGTCTTGACAAAACGGATCACCTTGTTTCGGTTGAGAACGCTTCAAGACTTCGAAGCTGTGGAAAGCCTGTCATGATGAGCGAAGTGAAAATTGTCGATGAAAATGGCGATGAGGTGCCGCCGGGTGTACAAGGTGAAATCACCGCAAAAACGCCTTACAACATGTTAGAATACTTAAACTTGCCTAAGAAAACGGCTGAAACACTAAAAGACGGATGGCTTCACACCGGAGATATCGGCATGAAAGATGAGAATGGCTACATCCATTTACTCGATCGAAAAAATGACATGATAATTAGCGGAGGATTAAATATTTACTCAACCGAAGTAGAAAATGTGATTCAGAAACACGAAGATGTAAGCCAAGTGGCAGTCGTAGGAGTTCCGCATCATGATTGGGGGGAAGCGGTTGTTGCCTTTGTCGTAGCAAAAGAAGGATCTTCCGCTACAAAAGACGAACTGATTAAATATTGCAAAGAAAAGTTAGCCGCTTATAAATGTCCAAAAGAGATTCATTTTATAAATTCATTACCGTTGACCCCCTACGGAAAAATAGATAAAAAAGCATTGCGGAAACCATTCTGGGAAGAGAGTGAAAGAGGGATTCATTAA
- a CDS encoding CaiB/BaiF CoA transferase family protein, translating into MGLPLKNIRVLDLTRLLPGPYCSQLLADFGAEVIKVEEPNLGDYARWNEPKAGEYSAMFESLNRNKKSVAMNLKDEKDRNLFKELVKTADVLIESFRPGVMDRLGIGYDILKEINPKLVYCAITGYGQNGPYQDKPGHDINYLSYAGLLHFNGRKGEKPIPPATQIADIGGGALMGAVGILTALMGRNESGKGQFVDISMTDGVVSWLQSILPEFLAGNEKQKGELTLSGGKACYGVYETADGRYLSVGALEEKFWKVFCEGIERPDFIPLLESPIQVQEQLRKEIEQIIYKRSLKEWMDIFENADACVSPVLTLEEMINDPQIKARDMIVNFEDTRQIGLPIKLSDTPGEIRTKAPKLGEHNEEVFSKLQLK; encoded by the coding sequence ATGGGCTTACCTTTAAAAAACATTCGTGTGTTGGATTTAACAAGACTTCTTCCGGGCCCTTATTGCAGCCAACTTTTAGCTGACTTTGGCGCTGAAGTAATTAAAGTAGAAGAACCGAATCTGGGAGATTATGCTAGATGGAATGAACCGAAAGCCGGCGAATACAGCGCCATGTTTGAATCGTTAAACCGGAATAAGAAAAGCGTTGCAATGAATTTAAAAGATGAAAAAGACCGCAATCTTTTCAAGGAATTGGTCAAAACCGCCGATGTACTGATTGAATCATTTCGGCCAGGCGTAATGGACAGGCTTGGAATCGGCTATGATATTTTAAAAGAAATTAACCCGAAGCTCGTGTATTGCGCAATTACAGGTTATGGACAGAACGGCCCGTACCAAGACAAGCCAGGCCATGACATCAATTATTTAAGTTATGCTGGACTTCTGCATTTTAATGGCAGAAAAGGTGAAAAGCCAATTCCTCCAGCAACTCAAATAGCTGATATTGGCGGCGGAGCACTTATGGGAGCGGTAGGCATTTTAACAGCTTTAATGGGGAGAAACGAATCAGGAAAGGGGCAATTTGTTGATATTTCAATGACAGATGGCGTTGTTTCATGGCTTCAATCAATTTTACCTGAGTTTTTAGCAGGAAATGAAAAGCAAAAAGGCGAACTAACGTTATCAGGCGGCAAAGCATGCTACGGAGTATATGAAACGGCTGATGGGAGATATCTATCTGTTGGCGCTCTTGAAGAAAAATTTTGGAAAGTCTTTTGCGAAGGAATCGAGCGCCCTGATTTTATTCCATTGCTTGAATCGCCAATTCAAGTTCAAGAGCAATTAAGAAAGGAGATTGAGCAGATTATTTATAAAAGGTCATTAAAAGAATGGATGGACATTTTCGAAAATGCCGACGCTTGCGTCTCCCCGGTATTAACATTAGAAGAAATGATCAATGATCCCCAAATTAAGGCAAGAGACATGATTGTAAATTTTGAAGATACAAGGCAAATAGGCCTCCCTATTAAACTATCAGACACTCCAGGAGAAATCCGTACAAAAGCGCCAAAACTCGGTGAACATAATGAAGAAGTCTTTTCAAAACTGCAACTAAAATAA
- a CDS encoding class I adenylate-forming enzyme family protein: MNLAYALERNAAIKPDEPAILFKNHSYTYKQINQETNRYANLFEKYGIKKGDCISIWLPNGMEFIYAFYAILKIGALAVPINYLFKKAEALYILKNSDAKLLVTDNGKLEFAFEMLEELQKLEKIAVNEDLFSDNANLISLKKELKVASNHKIACELSPDHGACVLYTSGTTGQPKGVELSHFNVSLNAEFYADSIGLTDRHYGCIVTPLSHLLVLMAGLILIFMKGGKFYLFERFNAQEVASKIHQEKINFFIGVPAMYYMFLTLPEEEKYDMSSLQICITSGAHMPLEVRRKFEERFQTFTIQAYGQTESSPVITVDQISKERRFESVGLPLPHIEVKIVDEKGNEQPPGKPGEIIARGHCVMKGYWKNEEATKNTVKNGWLYTGDIGKMDEDGYVYLLDRLKEMIISGGYNIYPKELENVLYQHPAVLEAAVIGIEDERLGEIPKAFIVLKEDSTVTTKEIKKFSESQLASYKRIREVEFVEEIPKTPTGKLMKRRLVEQENAKLK; encoded by the coding sequence ATGAACCTGGCCTATGCTTTAGAGAGAAATGCAGCGATTAAGCCTGATGAACCAGCTATCCTTTTTAAAAACCATTCATATACATACAAACAGATTAATCAAGAAACGAATCGGTATGCAAATCTATTTGAAAAATATGGCATTAAAAAGGGCGATTGTATCAGTATTTGGCTTCCAAATGGAATGGAATTTATTTACGCTTTCTATGCGATTTTAAAAATTGGCGCACTAGCTGTTCCGATAAATTATTTATTCAAGAAGGCGGAAGCACTCTATATATTGAAAAATTCAGATGCTAAACTGCTTGTCACTGATAATGGCAAGTTGGAATTTGCTTTCGAAATGCTTGAAGAGCTTCAAAAATTGGAAAAAATCGCGGTCAATGAGGATTTGTTTTCGGATAATGCGAACCTTATCTCGTTAAAAAAGGAATTGAAAGTTGCCAGCAATCATAAAATAGCCTGTGAACTTTCACCTGATCATGGGGCCTGTGTCTTATACACGTCCGGTACAACGGGACAGCCAAAAGGTGTAGAGCTATCGCATTTTAATGTAAGCTTGAACGCAGAGTTTTATGCAGACAGCATTGGATTAACGGATAGGCATTACGGATGTATTGTTACGCCATTGTCACATTTACTTGTGTTAATGGCCGGGCTCATTTTAATTTTTATGAAGGGCGGCAAGTTTTACTTGTTTGAAAGATTCAATGCCCAGGAAGTGGCTTCAAAAATACATCAGGAAAAAATCAATTTTTTCATTGGTGTACCGGCGATGTATTACATGTTTTTAACATTGCCTGAAGAAGAAAAATATGACATGTCTTCTTTGCAAATTTGCATTACAAGCGGTGCACACATGCCTCTTGAAGTGAGAAGGAAATTTGAAGAGCGTTTCCAGACATTTACAATTCAAGCCTATGGACAAACAGAAAGCTCTCCGGTTATTACTGTGGATCAAATCTCCAAAGAAAGACGATTTGAAAGCGTGGGTCTCCCTCTTCCGCATATTGAGGTGAAAATTGTCGATGAAAAAGGCAATGAGCAGCCTCCTGGAAAGCCTGGGGAAATTATTGCGCGTGGACATTGCGTCATGAAGGGCTACTGGAAGAACGAAGAAGCGACGAAAAATACCGTAAAGAATGGTTGGCTTTATACAGGGGATATCGGAAAAATGGATGAAGACGGTTACGTTTATTTGCTCGATCGCCTGAAAGAAATGATCATATCAGGCGGCTATAACATCTACCCTAAAGAACTGGAGAATGTCCTTTACCAGCATCCGGCTGTTCTTGAAGCTGCTGTTATCGGTATAGAGGATGAAAGATTAGGAGAAATTCCGAAAGCTTTTATTGTATTAAAAGAAGATAGTACCGTCACTACGAAAGAAATTAAAAAATTTTCCGAAAGCCAACTAGCTTCCTATAAACGAATCAGGGAGGTTGAATTTGTAGAAGAAATCCCAAAAACTCCGACTGGAAAACTGATGAAAAGGCGGCTCGTTGAGCAGGAAAACGCGAAACTGAAGTGA
- a CDS encoding ABC transporter ATP-binding protein produces the protein MLQLTDIHAYYGHVHALKGVTLKVPEGAIVSLLGANGAGKTTTLNTISRLIQPRKGKYEMAGESMMKKSTSQVVKSGIIHCPENRRVFPLLTVEENLLIGAYSRKDKQVKSDMEKVFAYFPRLKERTSQKAGTLSGGEQQMLAIGRSLMGKPKVLLLDEPSLGIAPLLVKEIFEIIKSINKDGTSILLVEQNAHMALEISDYAYVLENGRIALSGKSKDLKNNDDVRRLYLGG, from the coding sequence TTGCTCCAGTTAACTGATATCCATGCATATTATGGCCATGTCCACGCGTTGAAGGGGGTTACTTTAAAAGTGCCCGAAGGGGCAATCGTCTCGTTGCTTGGGGCAAATGGTGCAGGTAAAACAACGACGTTAAATACAATATCAAGGCTCATACAGCCTAGAAAAGGAAAGTATGAAATGGCTGGGGAGTCGATGATGAAAAAGTCGACGAGCCAAGTCGTAAAAAGCGGCATCATCCATTGTCCTGAAAATAGAAGAGTTTTCCCGCTGCTTACAGTCGAAGAAAATTTACTCATCGGTGCGTATAGCCGCAAGGATAAACAGGTGAAAAGCGATATGGAAAAAGTATTTGCCTATTTTCCAAGATTAAAAGAAAGAACGAGCCAAAAGGCAGGTACGTTAAGCGGCGGAGAGCAGCAAATGCTTGCAATTGGCAGATCATTAATGGGCAAGCCGAAAGTCCTGCTGCTTGATGAACCATCGCTTGGAATTGCTCCCCTTTTAGTAAAAGAAATTTTTGAAATTATTAAAAGCATTAATAAAGACGGAACTTCCATTTTGCTTGTTGAACAAAACGCACATATGGCTTTGGAGATTTCTGATTATGCGTACGTACTTGAAAACGGTAGGATTGCATTAAGCGGAAAATCAAAAGATTTAAAGAACAATGACGATGTCCGCCGGTTGTATTTAGGAGGGTAA